Proteins encoded in a region of the Hemiscyllium ocellatum isolate sHemOce1 chromosome 10, sHemOce1.pat.X.cur, whole genome shotgun sequence genome:
- the LOC132819643 gene encoding NHS-like protein 1 yields MPFYKRIVAPHLVSRLSTEVFGRVWEDGEDEEGVEEDGHGLQRRKRRRRRKKKLEQEPPQPSALLFESLQDVSSHTLASLLRQLADLSRLATGIFQELELEANSLCVRCSHLHSRLHSLQRRTLRLDAKKVAVPVSNLDEESRWTVHYKASWHHQENVFLPSSRSPCVEDLHQQAKVNLKTVLRDCDKLRKDGFRSSQYYSQSPIFTSPSSHHSASCLDEEEDQEQVSTVSSAKEEKLHYSRRSKTPVPSDLSEIDVQTNWTKALPLPTPEERMRQQAQAVQSDVVPINVTGESFDRQAGTRRSLVRSDTALRRTTRIKRRKTITGLPDTVQKELGSGQTPARGHSVILAGHYSTISRLESSKATRGRLVTRDSSCQTEEVKVVPPSVRRIRAQKGQGIAAQLSQSSADMSSAGSARDGAVRARAEQPRFHSLPRPGARVSLQELGEARGALGRSEERFPDPEVTAKQDVTESRLRARSPSTRRNPGDELGAAMCPAQLSARATLSSKAEVVAIPTSRGQPGPPPSPGAPRDDPGSSSGNWSAGSSGSGRLSPTSDTPLTPSRCDSAVSLAPPGSGTEPPLGQGQQEARSEGRPRGAAAPPSPCSLSAARWSPPTSPSEVRGQRCAVSPPEYSDRSLGRSISLKKTKKPPLPPARTDSLRRRPKGGRPVLSESLIASLQRSLEVNLRAQEGGPEPHGEGREPWATALRSQSSSGGDGSTNSSGRSTAASNAYTTSAATPSQSETSSLRSEYSDPWAYYPEGQQPGAWECGPPGPGASVEPKGPGHAVTSPSSGYSSQCNTPTTLNPAPAFPHRPSPGAAKPKSKPKVPERKSSLLSSMSASSSSASLSSNASDSRPQGAAVSTAASNTPAISPIGPDPHPHLPLAPPVSTVSSPPPLAPSLSTISSPPPLALPVSTVSSPPPLAPPIFTLFPHPPRLTPPPPLDTLPPPPPPLTTLAPPLTTLPPPPPPLTDLPPPPPPLTTLPPLPPPLTNLLHPPSPLATLPPPPPPLTNMATLSPQLPTPTSPPPPPAPPLTMVAFPAGSLDPKGSACVKAQPSGKEPKTLGDRPEANRPAMGLPLITASALQKVQLRSVRRSERADHPGQVEGHSTQLNPQPERPVSPPPWKPAMLQRLSSLGRLAKAHPEAHMAPSSCLALGPESKAGLTERPTMSAPSNRPEARPGNHLEPMAEPACPASPVQATVTSTKVTLLPESPNAKSPSKTPPPIARKPKLMLVVPPSPWNISPQGKRPPVVPEPAAEDPISTAAASTVGPGEQASPAQSETALESDHPLHPAERAQDTVQPEAWVADVQKVLDESQKSPSLRDEPVADSPAPWDGVDDNSGISCQDEDLGDVFEPSSPIFTTSYVGSIEDPTTPSKPRTTEDLFAVIHRSKRRVLGRKDSEDELSKNVPHSPPVTPTGTASSPGTIKQVGSIQRNLRRSSTSSDSFKALLLKKGSRVETGSRMSAAEMLRSTDPRHRPPESPATTDTARMNGWGPAESRSPGHRARNPREEWASHEGPVPRGSAHAGVRHGRSRTPPSAPSSRYGARHLHLHRLHSSPMTVIREGEVESPEVTEGHRPGDEGRRHSEGDLLSTNGLADAQCSQESRDDPISSPTGQGGPASRNLLDSLKCRAADTLPAQSVLAEEGANQDWDS; encoded by the exons CGGTCTCTAACCTGGATGAAGAGAGCAGGTGGACAGTCCACTATAAAGCATCATGGCACCACCAAGAGAACGTGTTCCTCCCGTCGAGCCGGTCACCCTGTGTAGAAGATCTGCACCAGCAAGCCAAGGTCAACCTAAAGACCGTGCTGCGAG aTTGCGATAAACTAAGGAAGGATGGTTTTCGCAGTTCCCAGTATTACTCACAGAGTCCAATATTCACCTCGCCATCATCTCATCACTCagccagttgcctggatgaggaAGAGGATCAGGAGCAAGTG TCCACAGTCTCATCTGCCAAGGAGGAAAAGCTGCACTATTCCAGGAGATCTAAAACTCCAGTCCCCAGTGACCTCTCCGAGATTGATGTCCAGACCAACTGGACCAAGGCCCTGCCACTGCCCACACCAGAGGAGAGGATGCGCCAACAAGCCCAGGCAGTACAGAGTGACGTGGTCCCAATCAATGTAACAG GCGAGAGCTTCGATCGCCAGGCGGGCACCAGGCGCTCTCTTGTCCGCTCAGACACCGCGCTGAGACGGACTACGAGAATCAAACGGCGAAAGACAATCACCGGGCTACCTGACACCGTCCAGAAGGAACTAG GCTCTGGGCAGACACCAGCCAGAGGTCACTCTGTCATCCTGGCCGGTCACTATTCCACCATCAGTCGCCTGGAGAGCAGCAAGGCCACCAGGGGGCGGTTAGTCACCAGGGACTCCTCCTGTCAAACTGAAGAGGTCAAGGTGGTGCCACCTTCTGTCCGGAGGATCCGGGCCCAAAAGGGCCAAGGGATTGCGGCCCAACTCTCCCAATCATCGGCCGACATGTCTTCCGCCGGCAGTGCCAGAGACGGTGCGGTGCGTGCCAGGGCCGAGCAGCCCCGTTTCCACAGCCTCCCGCGGCCGGGTGCCAGGGTCTCGCTGCAGGAGCTGGGGGAGGCACGCGGGGCCCTGGGCCGGTCCGAGGAGCGTTTCCCGGACCCGGAGGTGACAGCGAAGCAAGACGTGACTGAGTCCCGGCTCCGGGCCCGCTCCCCTTCGACCCGCCGCAACCCTGGGGACGAGCTGGGCGCCGCCATGTGCCCCGCTCAGCTCTCCGCCCGGGCCACCCTGTCCTCCAAGGCCGAGGTGGTGGCCATTCCCACATCGCGGGGCCAGCCCGGGCCTCCCCCCTCCCCGGGGGCCCCTCGCGATGACCCCGGCTCCTCCAGTGGCAACTGGAGTGCAGGCAGCAGCGGTTCCGGTCGCCTGTCCCCCACCTCGGACACCCCACTGACCCCTTCCCGCTGCGACTCGGCAGTCTCCCTGGCACCTCCGGGTTCCGGGACAGAGCCTCCCCTCGGCCAGGGGCAGCAGGAGGCCCGCAGTGAGGGGAGACCTCGAGGGGCAGCAGCCCCTccttccccctgctctctctccgcCGCCCGCTGGAGCCCCCCAACATCACCCTCGGAGGTCAGGGGTCAACGATGCGCGGTCAGCCCCCCCGAGTACAGCGACCGCTCCCTGGGCCGCAGCATCTCCCTGAAGAAGACCAAGAAGCCCCCTCTTCCCCCGGCTCGCACTGATTCCCTGCGCAGGAGGCCCAAGGGTGGGCGGCCTGTGCTGAGCGAGTCCCTCATCGCCAGCCTGCAACGCTCCCTGGAGGTCAACCTCCGAGCTCAGGAGGGAGGCCCAGAGCCTCACGGAGAAGGCCGAGAGCCTTGGGCCACAGCTCTCCGCAGCCAGAGCAGCTCCGGGGGCGATGGCAGCACCAACAGCAGTGGGCGCTCCACTGCTGCCAGTAACGCCTACACCACCAGCGCGGCCACCCCATCACAGAGCGAGACCAGCAGCCTGCGCTCCGAGTACAGTGACCCCTGGGCCTATTACCCCGAGGGGCAGCAGCCTGGAGCTTGGGAGTGCGGGCCGCCTGGGCCTGGAGCCTCCGTGGAGCCCAAAGGTCCGGGCCATGCTGTCACCTCCCCCTCGAGCGGCTATTCCAGTCAGTGCAACACGCCCACCACGCTGAACCCAGCCCCAGCCTTCCCCCACCGCCCATCGCCAGGGGCTGCCAAGCCAAAGTCAAAGCCAAAGGTCCCTGAGCGGAAATCCTCGCTGCTGTCCTCCATGTCAGCCTCATCATCATCTGCCTCCCTCTCCTCAAATGCttcggactcccggcctcaaggGGCAGCAgtgagtactgctgcctcaaaCACTCCTGCGATATCACCCATAGGccctgaccctcaccctcaccttcctctGGCACCCCCAGTGTCCACCgtctcctctccccctcctctagcaccctcactgtccaccatctcctctccccctcctctggCACTCCCAGTGTCCACCGTCTCTTCTCCCCCTCCTCTGGCACCACCAATTTTCACTTTATTCCCTCATCCTCCCCGTCTGACGCCTCCCCCTCCTCTGGACACCCTACCCCCTCCTCCGCCTCCTCTGACCACTCTTGCCCCTCCTCTGACCACTctaccccctccaccaccccctctgactgacctgccccctcctccaccccctctgACCACCCTGCCCCCTCTTCCACCCCCTCTGACCAACCTGCTCCATCCTCCATCCCCTCTGGCCACCCTAccgcctcctccacctcctctgacCAACATGGCCACTCTCTCACCCCAGTTGCCCACTCCGACCTCACCCCCGCCCCCACCTGCGCCACCCCTGACTATGGTGGCCTTTCCTGCTGGCTCTCTGGATCCAAAGGGGTCAGCGTGTGTGAAGGCCCAGCCATCTGGGAAAGAGCCCAAGACCCTGGGAGACCGTCCTGAGGCCAACAGGCCAGCGATGGGCCTGCCCCTCATTACAGCCAGCGCTCTGCAGAAAGTGCAGCTGAGGTCAGTGAGGAGGAGTGAGCGGGCAGATCACCCGGGCCAGGTGGAGGGGCACAGCACCCAACTGAATCCGCAGCCGGAACGGCCAGTGTCCCCTCCACCCTGGAAGCCCGCCATGCTGCAGCGACTTTCCTCCCTTGGCCGACTTGCCAAGGCCCATCCTGAGGCCCACATGGCCCCCAGCAGCTGCCTGGCCCTCGGCCCTGAAAGCAAGGCCGGCCTCACGGAGCGACCCACAATGTCAGCTCCCTCCAACAGGCCCGAGGCCCGGCCTGGAAACCATCTCGAGCCCATGGCAGAGCCAGCCTGTCCTGCTTCTCCTGTCCAGGCAACTGTCACCAGCACCAAGGTCACTCTGCTACCTGAAAGCCCTAATGCCAAATCACCCAGCAAAACGCCCCCTCCCATCGCCAGGAAGCCAAAGCTGATGCTCGTTGTCCCGCCGTCTCCATGGAACATCTCCCCTCAGGGGAAGCGACCTCCAGTTGTCCCAGAACCAGCAGCAGAGGACCCGATTAGCACAGCGGCAGCATCTACTGTGGGCCCCGGAGAGCAAGCCTCCCCAGCCCAAAGCGAGACCGCTCTGGAGTCTGACCACCCACTTCATCCGGCCGAAAGAGCCCAGGACACTGTGCAGCCTGAGGCCTGGGTGGCTGACGTGCAGAAGGTTCTGGATGAAAGCCAGAAAAGTCCCAGTTTGCGAGATGAACCCGTCGCCGACAGCCCGGCCCCTTGGGATGGTGTGGATGACAACAGTGGAATCAGCTGCCAGGATGAGGACTTGG GTGATGTGTTCGAACCCAGCTCTCCCATCTTTACAACCAGTTATGTGGGGAGTATTGAAGATCCGACCACTCCCAGCAAGCCCAGGACAACAGAGGACTTGTTTGCAGTGATCCACAG GTCCAAGCGGAGAGTGCTGGGCAGGAAGGATTCTGAGGATGAGCTCAGCAAGAACGTGCCACACTCACCCCCAGTCACCCCCACGGGCACGGCCTCCAGTCCGGGCACCATCAAGCAGGTTGGCTCCATCCAGAGGAACCTGCGCAGGTCCAGCACCAGCAGTGACAGCTTCAAGGCCTTGCTCCTGAAGAAGGGGAGCAGGGTGGAGACCGGATCCCGCATGTCGGCGGCTGAGATGTTGAGGAGCACCGACCCTAGGCACCGACCGCCCGAGTCACCGGCGACAACGGACACAGCCCGCATGAACGGCTGGGGCCCGGCTGAGTCCCGCTCGCCGGGCCACCGGGCCAGGAACCCCCGCGAGGAGTGGGCCTCTCACGAGGGGCCGGTACCCAGGGGGTCAGCGCACGCGGGAGTCCGTCATGGGCGGTCGCGCACACCCCCCTCGGCCCCCAGCAGCCGGTACGGCGCGCGGCACCTCCACCTGCACCGGCTCCACAGCAGCCCCATGACTGTCATCCGCGAAGGGGAGGTCGAGAGCCCGGAGGTCACTGAGGGTCATCGCCCTGGTGACGAGGGCCGCAGGCACAGCGAGGGAGACCTCCTCAGCACCAATGGCCTGGCAGATGCCCAGTGCAGCCAGGAGTCCAGAGACGACCCCATCTCCAGCCCCACGGGGCAGGGGGGCCCTGCCTCACGGAACCTTCTAGACTCGCTAAAGTGCAGGGCAGCAGACACTCTCCCTGCCCAAAGCGTTTTGGCAGAAGAAGGCGCGAACCAGGACTGGGACTCGTGA